The nucleotide window CCGGCCAGGAGGAATCGGGCCTCGACCAGCTCGCCCGCGTCGGCTTCGACACCCTCGGCCTGCAGACCTACCTCACCGCCGGCCCCAAGGAGTCGCGCGCCTGGACCATCCGCAAGGGCTGGAAGGCCCCGCAGGCCGCCGGCGTCATCCACACCGACTTCGAACGCGGCTTCATCAAGGCCGAGGTCATCTCCTTCGACGACCTCGTCGAGGCCGGCTCCGTGCTCGAAGCCCGCTCCCGCGGCAAGGCCCGCATGGAGGGCAAGGACTACGTCATGCAGGACGGCGACGTGGTGGAGTTCCGCTTCAACGTGTGACGTCCCCCGCTCGCCCCGTTCGTTGAGCCTGATCGCCCCCCGCCCGTTGAGCGAGCGAAGCGAGTCGAAACGTGTTTCTGACCCCCCGCCCGTTGAGCGAGCGAAGCGAGTCGAAACGCGTTGCGCACCAGAATGGAGCTCCTCCGAGGGCGAGCTGGTGGCGCGCCAGTATTGCGTACAACTTGTACAAGATGTACTCTTGGGTTATGATCTCCGTGACCCTCTCCCAGTTCCGCAGCCAGCAGAGCGACTACATCGCGGCGGCCCAGCGAGAGCCGGTCGAGATCACGTCACGGGGAGCAGGACGCCGTGCGGTGGTCGTTTCACCCGATTTCTTTGACCGTGCGTTGCAGGCGCTGGAAGACCAGGCCGACATCCGCGGTGCGAGCGAAGCTCGGAAAGAGGCGGGTCGTGTCTCCCACGAGGAACTCATCCGCGAACTCGGGCTCTGAATCCCGGCGATGCCATACGCGATCAGTTACGCGCCTTCTGCAGCCAAGGCGATCCGAAAGCTCGACAAGGCGATCGCGCGCAGGCTCATCGCTGCGATCGGAGCCCTCGCCGAAGAACCGCGACCAGCAGGATGCATCCAGCTGAAAGGCGGCGACGGCGAACTCCGGATCCGCGTCGGGGATTACCGCATCGTGTACGACATCGACGATGGCGAACTCGTAATCGTCGTACTCCGGGTCGGGCATCGCCGCGAGGTCTACCGCCGTGCGGCATCGTAACGTCGAGGTGAATCGGAGGCGGAGATGAGACTCCACCATGTTCAGGTTTCCATGCCGCGTGGCGAAGAGGACGAGGCGCGTCGCTTCTACGGAGACGCGCTCGGCTTGCAGGAAGTGCAGAAGCCGCCGTCCCTGGCCGGCCGCGGTGGATGCTGGTTCCGCGCTTTCGACGGGGGAGCCGTCGTCGCAGAGATCCACCTCGGGGTCGATGACCCGTTCATCCCGGCGCGGAAGGCGCACCCGGGTCTGGTCTGCGGGTCGCTGGATGAGCTCGAAGCGACGGCCGCACGCATCGAACGCGGCGGCTACGAGCTCTCCTGGGCGGAGCGGGACACGTTCGAGGGGTACGTCCGATTCCACGCTCGGGATGGCTTCGGCAACAGGATCGAAGTGCTCACGCCTGCGGAATAGGCGTACGTCAGGGAGGGATCCTTCCCGGCATGTCTGCAAATGACGCTCGGATGACGGCGCTCACTGAAATTCCTCGGTTCTGCTCATCGATATTCCCCACCCTGGGTCGCTCCGTCGCATGAGGCGGGCCTTCCTCGATGCTGGAGGTCTCTGACCACGCACCAGCCCGAGGAAGGCCCTGTTTCTCATGCTCTCAGAGAGGAGCAGCGTGGACATCCACGCTCTGAAACGGCAGGGGTTCACGATCAGCGAGATCGCCCGCCGCACCCACCACGACCGCAAGACGATCCGCGCATACCTGGCCGGTGAACGCAAACCTGGGGTCCGTAAACGCGCGGCGCCAGACGGGTTCGACGTGTTCGTCGACTATGTCACCGCACGGCTGGTAGAGGATCCGCATCTGTGGGCGGTGACACTGCTGGACGAGCTGCGTCCACTCGGCTACGACGGGTCGTATCCGACGCTGACCCGGCAGATCCGCGACCGTGGGCTGCGGCCGGCATGCGTCGCGTGCGCGCATGTCACGAAACGCGCGAACGCCGTGATCGAGCACCCGCCCGGGGAGGAGACTCAGTTCGACTGGGTCGAGATGCCCGACCCGCCCGCCCATTGGGGATTCGGTCGCAAGACCGCATACGTCCTCGTCGGCTCTCTCGCGCACTCCGGTGTTTGGCGGGCGGTGATCTCGCCGTCGATGGACACCCCGCACCTGCTCGCCGCGATGACAGCACTGCTCGGCCTGTTGGGCGGGCTGACCCGGGTCTGGCGCTTCGATCGGATGCGCACCGTCCTGGACCCGGGGACCGGGGATCTCACGGCGATGTTCGCGGGGTTCGCGAAGCACCATGGCGTCACCGCGGTGGTCTGCCGACCACGGTCAGGTAACCGCAAGGGCGTCGTCGAGAAGAACAACCACACCGCCGCGCAACGCTGGTGGCGCACACTGCCCGACGACCTCACCCTCGAGCAGGCGCAGGCCAGCCTGAACGCCTTCGCGGTCGGTCAGGATGCCCGGCGCCGTGAGGGCGAGCAGGGGTCGAGCACCGCGGTGGCCATGTTCGCGAACGAGCGACTCAGACCGCTGCCCACAGCAGCGTTCCCGGTGATCGTGACCGAGGAGCGCACCGCGACACGGCAGGCGCTGATCGACTGGCGCGGGAACCGCTACTCCGTCCCACCCGAACTCGCCGCCGCGAAGGTGACCGTCTCCCAGCGCCTCGGCGCCGACATCATCGACATTGCCACCCTCTCGGGCGCGGTCATCGCCCGTCACCGGGTCGCTGAGCCCGGACTCGGAGTCACCGTCCGCGACACCGGGCACGTCACCGCGCTCGAGGCCGTCGCTCTGGCCTCGGCGCCACCGGGCCGCCCGCACCGACGCAAGGAACGCATCCCACCCGGCACGGCAGCACTCCGCGCTGCAGCCCTCCTCACCGGGCCTGCCGCGCCCGTCTCGACCGTGATCGATCTGGCCGCTTACGAGCAGGCCGCGAAGAACAGGAACACCCTCCGATGACCACCACCACACCCGCCCCGACCAAGACGGACGCGTCCGTCTATCAGCAGCTGCGCGGCCACCTCGCCGAACTGAAACTCGCCGACGCCGCTGACGCGCTCCCCACGGTCCTCGACCAGGCCGCCGCGGAGGGCTGGTCGCTCACCCATGCGCTCGAACGGCTCCTGCAGATCGAGGTCACCGCGACCGAAGCCCGCCGCCTCACCGGCCGGTTCCGCTTCG belongs to Agromyces archimandritae and includes:
- a CDS encoding type II toxin-antitoxin system Phd/YefM family antitoxin, with the translated sequence MISVTLSQFRSQQSDYIAAAQREPVEITSRGAGRRAVVVSPDFFDRALQALEDQADIRGASEARKEAGRVSHEELIRELGL
- a CDS encoding type II toxin-antitoxin system RelE family toxin; the protein is MPYAISYAPSAAKAIRKLDKAIARRLIAAIGALAEEPRPAGCIQLKGGDGELRIRVGDYRIVYDIDDGELVIVVLRVGHRREVYRRAAS
- a CDS encoding VOC family protein, translating into MRLHHVQVSMPRGEEDEARRFYGDALGLQEVQKPPSLAGRGGCWFRAFDGGAVVAEIHLGVDDPFIPARKAHPGLVCGSLDELEATAARIERGGYELSWAERDTFEGYVRFHARDGFGNRIEVLTPAE
- the istA gene encoding IS21 family transposase; translation: MLSERSSVDIHALKRQGFTISEIARRTHHDRKTIRAYLAGERKPGVRKRAAPDGFDVFVDYVTARLVEDPHLWAVTLLDELRPLGYDGSYPTLTRQIRDRGLRPACVACAHVTKRANAVIEHPPGEETQFDWVEMPDPPAHWGFGRKTAYVLVGSLAHSGVWRAVISPSMDTPHLLAAMTALLGLLGGLTRVWRFDRMRTVLDPGTGDLTAMFAGFAKHHGVTAVVCRPRSGNRKGVVEKNNHTAAQRWWRTLPDDLTLEQAQASLNAFAVGQDARRREGEQGSSTAVAMFANERLRPLPTAAFPVIVTEERTATRQALIDWRGNRYSVPPELAAAKVTVSQRLGADIIDIATLSGAVIARHRVAEPGLGVTVRDTGHVTALEAVALASAPPGRPHRRKERIPPGTAALRAAALLTGPAAPVSTVIDLAAYEQAAKNRNTLR